The nucleotide sequence CGCCCAGGGCGGCAAGCTTGGGGTGGAGGATCTGGAGGATCGCCTCCCGCCGGCGGTTCCGGTCGGGAATGCCGAAGAGGCGGAAATCATCCGGCGAAAAGCCGGGAAAGCGAAAGGGAGACGACATGCCCTGGACCTAGGGGGTGGATCGGCTCCGGGCCATTATATAGAGGTTACGGGCAGTGGTTGATGGGTAGAGGTTGAAGGGGGGGGAGGAGTCCGGTAAAATCTGCCGGCCCAACACTCGACAGCCCTTTTGAAGACGCCGCGGAGAATCGCGAGTGACCTTGGCTGCCCCGAAAGTGGATGCCGTCGTCCTGGCGGGCACGCACCAGGACAAGCGAAGGCTGATTCAGGGCCACAACAAGGCATTCCTGCCCCTGGGCGATCACCCTTGCCTGCATTACGTCCTCGAAGCGCTGCGGGATTCGCAGCGCGTCGGGCGGATCTTCGTGGTCGGACCCTCCGAGGACCTGGCGCGGCGCCTGCCGCCGGCCATCTATGGCTACCAGTCGGTTGGTGAGAAAGGGCGGATGCTCGACAACGCCTTCGAGGCTTACCGCACCGCGGAGGCCGCTCTCCTGCCTCGCGCGGTATCTGCCGGCGCAGGATCCCTGGACCACCTCTATCTGTTCATCACTTCCGACGTTCCACTTGCCGTCCCCGAGGCGATCGCCGATTTCGTGGATCGCGGGTTCGCCCGCGAGCGCGAGCTGCAGGAGCGGGTCGACTTCTTCGCCGGGGTCTCCGATGAGGTGGCGCTGGCGCCGTTCTACCCGGCCGCGACGCGCCGGGGAATCTACCGCCCCTACATGGAGCTGAAACACCAGCGCCTGAGGCTGGCGAACATCTATCTGGCCCGTCCGGCGCGCATCCGCAACCTCGAGGTGCTGCAGCAGGGTTTCGCAGCGCGCAAGCTGACGCAATGGCGCAGCGTGCTGCGGCTGATCCGGACTTTCCTGGGGAACCCGGCGGGAGTGCGCGGGGCGGGGCACGTCGCCTTCCTGCAGGCGGTGTCGATGCTGGATCGGGCGGGCCTTCCCGCGCTGGCGCGGATCGCCCGGAACCGCCTGGATCTGAACGTCATCGAGCAGACTGCGTCACGGATGCTCGGATGCCGCTTCATTTCTCTCGTCAGCCCCTTTGGCGGGCTGTCGATCGACATCGACGATGAGAAAGACTACGGGGTCATCCGCGACAACCTCGAGGCATGGCGACGGCACCAGCGCGGGCTGCTGCCTTTCTTCCCCGAGGAAGCGATGGAACAGGAGCTCCCGAAGATTCCCGCCCAGGCACAGCGGCGACAGCCGCCCAAGCCCGCCCCCCGCGAATCTGCGAATTAGCAGCTGGGAACAGGGGCACCCTTACAGCCGGCGGCTGAAGACCGCCGCGCCTGAAGGGCCGCGATTTGATCAGGTGCCTCAATCTGGCGAGGAGGCCAGGCTCGCAAGGACGCGGCGGATGGCTGCCTGCGCCATGAGCACTTTGTAGCGGTTCTTCGAGAGGGGAGACGCTCCTTCGAGCGCCGCCCTCGCGCAGGCGGCGATGGCGTCGTCACCGAGAGGGCGGTCTTCCAGGAGCTGCTCGGCCGCCGCGCAGCGCCAGGGGATGGGGGCGACGCCCCCGAGAACGAGGCGGGCGCGTGTGCACCGGTCGCCATCGAAGCTCAATACCGCGGCGCAGGAGACCATCGCGAAATCGAAGGAATCCTTCTCCTTGACCTTGAGGTAGGCGGAGCGTGTCCCGGGCGGAGGATTCGGGACCCGCAGCTCGGCGACGATCTCATCGCGCTCGAGGACGTTCTCGCGCGTGACGTCGGCTGACGGCAAGGCAAAGAAGCTCTCCAGCGGCAGCCGGCGGTCCCCGCGCGCAGATCGCAAGCTCACCTCGGCGCCGAAAGCGATGAGCGCCGGAGCGGTGTCGGAGGGGTGGACGATCCGGCAGTCATCGCCTCCGAAGATGGCGTGGTACTTGTTCTCTCCTTCGAGGGCAAAGCACTCGTTTCCTCCCTTCTTGCGGCAGTGGAAATCCTCGCTGCGGAAATACCAGCAGCGCGGCCGCTGGCAGAGGTTGCCGCCCAGCGTGCCGGCATTGCGGATTTGCGGAGAGGCCGCCGCGCCAGCCCCTTGTGCCAGGGCGGTCCAGTGCGTGCGAATCTGCGGGTCGGACGCGATCCGGACGAGCGGCGTCAACGCTCCGGCTCGCAGCCCATCCTCGTTGATCTCGAGACAGGCCAGCTCTGCGATTGAGGCCAGGCTCACCAGACGCCGCGGCGCGGCGATGCCGGTACGCATCTGCGTAATCAGGTCGGTGCCGCCGGCAATCGGCGCGACGCCGGCCGGCGATTCCGCGAGCAGCTCCAGCGCGTCATTCAGCGTGGCGGGTGTGGTGTATTCGAAGCCGCTCAGCACGCCCCTTCTCCCCGGGAGGCCAGAGCATCGAGCACTTTGTCGGGGGTGATTGGCAGATCGGGAATGCGGAAGCCGAGGGCGTTCGCCACCGCGTTGGCCACCGCGGCGGCGGTCGGGATGATGGCCGGCTCGCCGATTCCGACAACCTGGGTGTTGTTGAAGCCCGCCGCCACGGGGAAGGGGATGATCTCGATCGCGGGAATCTCGAGCGCGCCGAGGACCTTGTAGGTCTCCAGGTCGGCGTTGAGCATCCTGCCGTAGCGATGGTCCATCACGCGCTGCTCCAGCAGCGCGAAGGAGATCCCCTGGATGATTCCGCCGTTGACCTGGCTTTCCCAGAGCAGGGGATTGAGGATGCGTCCCGAATCGTGCACCGCCACCACCCGAAGGACGCGCACCTTCCCCAGCTCCGTGTCGACCTCGACCTCCACGAACTGGCAGCCGGCGGCCCCGGACTCGAAGCCCTCGTAGTTGGCCTGGCGCTGCGCCTTCGCCGTCAGCTTGCGGGTCTGCTTGTCGAGGTGGACGCCCTTCAGGGAAAGCTTTTCCCTGGTGCCCTGCAGCACTTCTACCCATGGAAGGCTGCGGCCGCGACCGAGAATGCAGACGCACCTGCCTTCGATGTCGAGAGCCTGCTCGTCGGTCTCCAGCGGGCCCGATGCGAGCTTGAGGAGCGCGTGGCGCAGTCTGGCAGCCGCCGCCCGCGCCGCCGGTGTGACGCATGCGGCCGTCAGGCTTCCACCGCTCAGGATCGAATAGGGGAAATAGGAGTCGCCCAGATAGACGTGGACCTCCTCGACCGGGACGCGCAGCTCTTCCGCGACGACCTGGGCCAGGATCGTCCGAGTGCCGGTGCCGATGTCCTGCGTGCAGCAGAACACCTCGATGCGCCCATCCGCCTCGAGCGTCACCTCTACCTCGGGGCCCGGAAGCCCCGAACCATCCCAGGTCGTCCCCGCCACTCCGAGACCCCGCTTGAGCGCTCCGCGATCGCTTCCCGAAGGCCTGCGCCGGCTCCAGCCGATCCGCTCCGCGCCCAATCGCAGCTCGGCCTTCCGGATCGCACTCTTGTCGTTGAGCAGCCGTACCTCCAGCGGATCCAGACACACCTTCTCGCTCAGCTCATCGATCGCCGCTTCGAGGGCGACCATCCCCTGCACGTGCCCCGGCGCACGCATCGCGCAGGCGGGGCCGGCGTTCGTGTAGACATCTTCCTCGTGAATGCCGACGGCCGGAACCCGGTACATTCCCTCGATCGGCCCCGAGGTCTCCGCTCCGCTTTCCACGCCTCCCGTGCCATAGCTGTCCCAGGAGAGCGCCGTGAAGGCCCCGTCGCGCCGGGCGGCGAGTCTGACGCGCTGCACCGAAGAATGACGGTTGCCGGTGCACAGAAAA is from Candidatus Polarisedimenticolia bacterium and encodes:
- a CDS encoding xanthine dehydrogenase family protein molybdopterin-binding subunit, with product MPTKKKAKVKLGFPGHFKETEVALVSGEPEPWGFDAELKVVGTRVPRVDGPDKVSGRARYTFDLSLPGMLHATVLRCPHPHARLKRIDLSKVEAHPEVRAVLVMEEKEYRFAGVEVAAVAATTLAAAHEALRLIEIEYEVLPFVTDPEKARTVGAPKVRKEGNRDVSADKRRGDLDAGFRKADVEVEVRVTTPVALHACLEGHGSLARWEGDHLTVWDSTQAVFDVRDSLAAALKHPPAKVRIIKDHAGGGFGSKLQMWTHTPIAARLAKLANAPVKLLLSRHEDFLCTGNRHSSVQRVRLAARRDGAFTALSWDSYGTGGVESGAETSGPIEGMYRVPAVGIHEEDVYTNAGPACAMRAPGHVQGMVALEAAIDELSEKVCLDPLEVRLLNDKSAIRKAELRLGAERIGWSRRRPSGSDRGALKRGLGVAGTTWDGSGLPGPEVEVTLEADGRIEVFCCTQDIGTGTRTILAQVVAEELRVPVEEVHVYLGDSYFPYSILSGGSLTAACVTPAARAAAARLRHALLKLASGPLETDEQALDIEGRCVCILGRGRSLPWVEVLQGTREKLSLKGVHLDKQTRKLTAKAQRQANYEGFESGAAGCQFVEVEVDTELGKVRVLRVVAVHDSGRILNPLLWESQVNGGIIQGISFALLEQRVMDHRYGRMLNADLETYKVLGALEIPAIEIIPFPVAAGFNNTQVVGIGEPAIIPTAAAVANAVANALGFRIPDLPITPDKVLDALASRGEGAC
- a CDS encoding NTP transferase domain-containing protein, with translation MTLAAPKVDAVVLAGTHQDKRRLIQGHNKAFLPLGDHPCLHYVLEALRDSQRVGRIFVVGPSEDLARRLPPAIYGYQSVGEKGRMLDNAFEAYRTAEAALLPRAVSAGAGSLDHLYLFITSDVPLAVPEAIADFVDRGFARERELQERVDFFAGVSDEVALAPFYPAATRRGIYRPYMELKHQRLRLANIYLARPARIRNLEVLQQGFAARKLTQWRSVLRLIRTFLGNPAGVRGAGHVAFLQAVSMLDRAGLPALARIARNRLDLNVIEQTASRMLGCRFISLVSPFGGLSIDIDDEKDYGVIRDNLEAWRRHQRGLLPFFPEEAMEQELPKIPAQAQRRQPPKPAPRESAN
- a CDS encoding xanthine dehydrogenase family protein subunit M; amino-acid sequence: MLSGFEYTTPATLNDALELLAESPAGVAPIAGGTDLITQMRTGIAAPRRLVSLASIAELACLEINEDGLRAGALTPLVRIASDPQIRTHWTALAQGAGAAASPQIRNAGTLGGNLCQRPRCWYFRSEDFHCRKKGGNECFALEGENKYHAIFGGDDCRIVHPSDTAPALIAFGAEVSLRSARGDRRLPLESFFALPSADVTRENVLERDEIVAELRVPNPPPGTRSAYLKVKEKDSFDFAMVSCAAVLSFDGDRCTRARLVLGGVAPIPWRCAAAEQLLEDRPLGDDAIAACARAALEGASPLSKNRYKVLMAQAAIRRVLASLASSPD